The Nitrosopumilus sp. genome includes a window with the following:
- a CDS encoding GNAT family N-acetyltransferase: MDLVIRESTENDIPSILNLLYELERPRPMDDNEIKIFTNKIQDYFLDSHKTILVSETENEIVGIVSIIYLQRLNRAKLEMYIPELIVTEKFRYSGVGKKMIQHCIDIAKKKGCYRIRLESGNQRKESHIFYKSIGFEQSALSFTKYIL; encoded by the coding sequence GTGGATTTGGTAATACGAGAATCAACTGAGAATGACATCCCGTCAATTCTTAACTTACTCTACGAACTAGAGCGACCTAGACCCATGGATGACAACGAAATAAAAATATTCACAAACAAGATTCAGGATTATTTTTTAGATTCTCACAAAACTATTCTAGTTTCAGAAACAGAAAACGAAATTGTGGGGATTGTAAGTATTATTTATCTTCAAAGACTAAATCGTGCTAAATTGGAGATGTATATTCCAGAATTGATAGTAACAGAGAAATTCAGATATTCTGGAGTTGGTAAAAAGATGATACAGCATTGTATTGATATTGCAAAAAAGAAAGGTTGCTATAGGATAAGATTGGAATCAGGTAACCAAAGAAAAGAATCTCACATATTTTACAAAAGTATTGGTTTTGAGCAATCTGCATTATCTTTTACTAAATACATATTGTAA
- a CDS encoding thermonuclease family protein has protein sequence MTSEIPDWVKNNAKWWSASQISDKDFLKGLEYLIQNGILQVPTNTKIDSSSEQIPSWLRNNASWWSQGLLSDDDFVNGIQYLVSNGVINVPQNNLSCLGNGLCISARIERIVDGDTIYVEGYKIRLSLTNTPEKNEPGFLDATEFTKKLCPVGSVITVDQDDKQQYDEYGRLLGKVHCNDKILNSELLYNGHANILSKYCASSEFSDESWAQKYGCGVQYESKPIQNTPKTIKSVGNCDPSYPDVCIPPYPPDLNCKDIPYTKFKVLPPDPHRFDGDKDGIGCES, from the coding sequence TTGACATCTGAAATTCCTGATTGGGTGAAGAACAATGCAAAATGGTGGTCAGCATCTCAAATCTCTGACAAAGATTTTCTTAAGGGGCTAGAATATCTTATTCAAAATGGAATATTGCAAGTTCCAACGAACACAAAAATTGATTCATCTTCAGAGCAGATTCCCTCATGGCTTAGAAACAATGCTAGTTGGTGGAGCCAAGGGTTGTTATCTGATGACGATTTTGTAAATGGAATACAATATCTGGTAAGTAATGGAGTTATCAATGTGCCACAAAATAATTTATCTTGTTTGGGAAATGGCTTATGTATTTCTGCAAGGATTGAAAGAATTGTGGATGGTGATACCATTTACGTTGAAGGATACAAGATAAGATTATCGCTTACAAACACTCCTGAAAAAAATGAACCAGGATTTTTAGACGCAACTGAATTTACAAAAAAACTCTGTCCCGTTGGGTCTGTTATCACTGTTGATCAAGATGACAAACAACAATACGACGAATATGGACGACTCTTAGGAAAAGTGCATTGTAATGATAAGATTCTAAATTCAGAATTACTCTATAATGGACATGCAAATATTTTATCAAAATACTGTGCATCTAGTGAATTTTCTGATGAATCTTGGGCTCAGAAATACGGATGTGGGGTACAGTATGAATCAAAACCCATTCAAAATACTCCTAAAACAATAAAAAGTGTAGGTAATTGCGATCCTTCATACCCTGATGTGTGCATCCCGCCATATCCTCCAGATTTAAATTGTAAAGATATACCATACACAAAATTCAAAGTTCTTCCACCTGATCCACACAGATTTGATGGAGACAAAGATGGGATTGGTTGTGAATCATAG
- a CDS encoding elongation factor EF-2, with amino-acid sequence MAKFKSTAEVMKIIKNKANIRNFGVIAHVDHGKTTMSDSLLANSGIIAPSAAGKALAMDFDKEEQQRGITIYQANVTLLFSQKGQEYVINMIDTPGHVDFSGRVIRSLRAIDGAVVVCDAVEGIMTQTETVTRMALEERVKPVLFINKVDRLIKELRLTPEKMQQQLADVVSNFNQLIDTYAEPEYKEKWKVSIQNASVTFGSAKDKWAINVDLMKEKGITFKDVIDAYVNEKIDVLVEKAPLADAVLGMVVKHHPAPHEAVQYRIPQIWKGDLESDVGKALLACSDDGPTIMMIVNMVLDPAAGPVAIGRLFSGVVKDGQTINIIDSKREGRIQSVNFFMGNQREQVGELGAGNIPALLGLTEARSGNTLSTVKGIPMFEGVKYVSEPVVQIAIEPKHPKDLPKLVEILKQLTIEDPNLVVKIDEESGETIVAGMGVLHLDVATHRIQDAKCEIITSEPLINYRETVKGSCEPIMAKSPNRHNKIFMKVEPLEPKIAHMLRTGEISDMKDKKVVADLLKEAGWDTDTIKRVMKFDSRGNVLINGTKGVQFVQESTDSINSGFEEVMKEGPLCKEQMRNCKFIFTHFVPHEDTAHRGLSQLGPASRRACMGALLTAGTAVLEPTLAIEVRVPTDLVGNVATVLSGKRGKVLDMQQKGASSIIVGEIPASETFTLSEEMRGQTAGRATWNTSFKEWTEVPKSMLTAAVADIRKRKGLAPEPPGVNEFIDKE; translated from the coding sequence ATGGCAAAATTCAAGTCAACTGCAGAGGTTATGAAAATTATCAAGAATAAAGCAAATATTCGTAACTTCGGTGTTATTGCTCACGTTGACCATGGTAAAACTACTATGAGTGATAGTCTTTTGGCAAACTCTGGAATTATTGCCCCATCTGCCGCAGGAAAAGCTCTGGCAATGGACTTTGACAAAGAAGAACAACAAAGAGGAATTACAATTTATCAAGCAAACGTAACCTTACTCTTTTCTCAAAAAGGTCAAGAATACGTCATTAACATGATTGACACACCTGGACACGTAGACTTTAGTGGAAGGGTTATTCGTAGTCTTAGGGCTATTGACGGTGCTGTAGTTGTATGTGATGCAGTGGAAGGTATTATGACTCAAACTGAAACTGTAACTAGAATGGCACTTGAGGAGAGAGTAAAGCCGGTTTTATTTATCAACAAAGTTGATAGATTAATCAAAGAACTCAGATTAACTCCTGAAAAAATGCAACAACAACTTGCAGATGTAGTATCTAACTTTAATCAATTAATTGACACCTATGCAGAACCTGAATACAAAGAAAAGTGGAAGGTATCTATTCAGAATGCAAGTGTAACATTTGGTTCTGCAAAAGACAAGTGGGCAATAAATGTAGATTTGATGAAGGAGAAAGGAATCACCTTTAAAGACGTAATTGACGCTTATGTCAACGAAAAAATTGATGTCTTGGTTGAAAAAGCACCTTTAGCTGATGCAGTGCTTGGAATGGTTGTAAAACATCATCCTGCTCCACATGAAGCAGTTCAGTATAGAATTCCACAAATTTGGAAAGGCGACTTAGAGTCTGATGTTGGAAAAGCACTTCTTGCATGCAGCGATGATGGTCCCACAATCATGATGATTGTAAACATGGTATTAGATCCTGCTGCGGGTCCAGTTGCAATTGGACGCCTATTTTCTGGAGTTGTTAAAGATGGTCAAACAATCAACATTATTGATTCCAAAAGAGAAGGAAGAATTCAATCAGTTAATTTTTTCATGGGCAACCAAAGAGAACAAGTAGGCGAACTTGGGGCTGGAAACATCCCTGCATTGTTAGGATTAACTGAAGCCAGATCAGGTAATACCCTATCTACAGTCAAAGGAATTCCAATGTTTGAAGGTGTCAAATATGTCTCAGAACCTGTTGTCCAAATCGCAATTGAGCCAAAGCATCCTAAAGATTTACCAAAGCTTGTAGAGATTTTAAAACAACTTACAATTGAGGATCCAAATCTTGTTGTAAAAATTGATGAAGAAAGTGGAGAGACTATAGTTGCTGGAATGGGTGTGTTGCACCTTGATGTTGCAACACATAGAATTCAAGATGCAAAATGTGAGATCATTACATCCGAACCACTGATTAACTATAGAGAAACTGTCAAGGGTTCATGTGAGCCAATCATGGCAAAGTCTCCTAACAGACACAATAAAATTTTCATGAAAGTAGAACCACTAGAACCAAAAATTGCCCACATGCTTAGAACAGGTGAAATTAGTGATATGAAGGACAAAAAAGTAGTTGCTGATTTACTAAAAGAGGCTGGATGGGATACTGATACAATTAAGAGAGTTATGAAATTTGACTCACGTGGAAATGTATTAATCAATGGAACAAAGGGTGTTCAGTTTGTACAAGAATCAACTGATTCAATTAATTCTGGATTTGAAGAAGTAATGAAGGAAGGACCTCTATGTAAAGAGCAAATGAGAAACTGTAAATTTATCTTCACCCACTTTGTTCCACACGAGGATACTGCACACAGAGGATTGTCTCAATTAGGCCCTGCTTCACGTAGGGCATGTATGGGCGCATTACTAACTGCCGGTACTGCTGTTTTAGAGCCAACACTGGCAATTGAGGTTCGTGTCCCAACTGATCTAGTTGGAAACGTAGCTACTGTTCTTTCTGGTAAACGTGGTAAAGTGCTAGACATGCAACAAAAAGGTGCATCAAGTATTATTGTCGGTGAGATTCCAGCTTCTGAGACATTCACCCTGTCTGAAGAGATGAGGGGTCAAACAGCAGGACGCGCAACATGGAATACCTCATTTAAGGAATGGACTGAAGTTCCAAAATCTATGTTAACTGCAGCAGTTGCAGATATTAGAAAAAGAAAAGGATTGGCCCCAGAACCACCTGGTGTTAACGAGTTTATCGACAAAGAATAA
- a CDS encoding sugar isomerase, whose protein sequence is MNSIESFEKDIELQSSFLKLFKTQKPLSQSHQKNTYFSGSGDSMVSSLLAESFSGGIVKAMDPLDLYNNKKLVKSKHVYFVSVSGNTISNIKVAKNVKKSTAITSNPNSRLANVSDEIIQLNFPSTGLFTAGSITFLETALTCISLVKKIIIPNESIFQKAKFDAKKVKLSKRIFVLGNMFTYPIAMYCAAKFYEVLGYDVHYCRIEQFSHMELFSAKKGDTAIILENNNHHNNQLGKHLKKIGMNVVHPNVPLKKLDQIIFCAIFSQMIVLYEAKKKNLKECHFVIAKNIRNVSDQMIY, encoded by the coding sequence ATGAATTCTATTGAATCTTTTGAAAAAGACATCGAACTTCAATCATCTTTTTTAAAATTGTTTAAAACACAAAAACCCCTCTCACAAAGTCATCAAAAAAATACTTATTTTTCAGGAAGTGGTGATTCAATGGTATCTTCATTACTTGCAGAATCTTTTTCTGGTGGAATTGTAAAAGCTATGGATCCTCTAGATCTTTACAATAACAAAAAATTAGTAAAATCAAAACATGTTTATTTTGTATCCGTTTCTGGAAATACCATATCTAATATCAAGGTAGCAAAGAATGTGAAAAAATCAACTGCAATAACATCAAATCCTAATAGCAGACTTGCAAATGTATCTGATGAAATAATTCAACTCAATTTTCCTAGTACCGGCCTATTCACTGCAGGTAGTATTACTTTTTTGGAAACTGCACTTACATGTATTTCCTTGGTGAAAAAAATTATAATTCCTAATGAATCAATATTCCAAAAAGCAAAGTTTGATGCAAAAAAAGTCAAGTTGTCTAAAAGAATATTTGTTTTGGGGAATATGTTTACTTATCCAATAGCAATGTATTGTGCAGCAAAATTTTATGAAGTCTTAGGATATGATGTGCACTATTGCAGAATTGAGCAATTCTCCCATATGGAACTATTTTCAGCAAAAAAGGGAGATACTGCCATAATACTTGAAAATAATAACCATCACAATAACCAACTAGGAAAACATCTTAAAAAAATTGGCATGAACGTGGTTCATCCAAATGTACCTTTAAAGAAACTAGATCAGATAATTTTTTGTGCCATTTTCTCTCAGATGATTGTATTGTATGAGGCAAAAAAGAAAAATCTTAAAGAATGTCATTTTGTAATTGCAAAAAATATCCGTAATGTATCTGATCAAATGATCTATTAG
- a CDS encoding ABC transporter substrate-binding protein, which translates to MEISVGHTPDSDDAFMFYGMFTDKVPSPYFTVNHVIEDIEKLNRKATDPQLDVTAVSVHACAYIPGYTILRSGGSFGIGYGPIVTATKQMSIDDLKKCKIAIPGKMTSAFLLLQLMIGKFDHIEMNFSDIPDAVKSGKVDAGLVIHETQLSYEQEGNIKILDVGEWWDKTTNGLPVPLGINVMKTEIGMETIVKFDRYLQASIEFGLKNFDDAIEYAMQYSRGKSRDLIKKFVKMYVNKITVNMGDSGEESIRRLFEMAKEKKLVPDFEISIATK; encoded by the coding sequence ATGGAAATTTCTGTAGGACACACTCCTGATTCTGATGATGCATTCATGTTTTATGGAATGTTTACAGATAAAGTCCCATCTCCATACTTTACAGTAAATCATGTGATAGAAGATATTGAAAAGTTAAATCGTAAAGCAACTGATCCTCAGCTTGACGTAACAGCGGTTTCAGTTCATGCATGTGCATACATTCCAGGATATACAATTTTGAGAAGTGGAGGGAGTTTTGGGATTGGTTATGGCCCTATAGTTACTGCAACAAAGCAAATGTCAATTGATGACTTAAAAAAATGTAAAATTGCAATTCCAGGAAAGATGACATCAGCATTTTTGTTACTGCAGTTAATGATAGGAAAATTTGATCATATAGAAATGAATTTTAGTGATATTCCAGATGCTGTCAAATCAGGCAAAGTTGATGCAGGATTAGTAATTCATGAGACACAATTATCATATGAGCAAGAAGGAAATATCAAAATTCTAGATGTTGGAGAATGGTGGGATAAGACAACAAATGGATTACCAGTTCCGCTTGGGATTAATGTAATGAAAACAGAGATAGGCATGGAAACCATTGTAAAGTTTGATAGATATCTACAAGCATCAATTGAATTTGGCTTGAAAAATTTTGATGATGCCATAGAATATGCAATGCAGTACTCAAGAGGAAAGTCACGTGATTTAATTAAAAAATTTGTAAAAATGTATGTTAATAAAATAACTGTAAACATGGGAGATTCAGGTGAAGAATCAATCAGAAGATTATTTGAGATGGCAAAAGAAAAGAAACTAGTTCCAGACTTTGAGATCAGTATAGCCACCAAGTAA
- a CDS encoding polysaccharide deacetylase family protein — MKNWLWLLVILALPAVFAYAETSTVELTIVDSNEDPINSWGMYVEIFSENDRKTPILKMEQPVNPSKISLEKGKYVINIYRHDMFVGYHILTIDDSTKKIKIPIGDLGGTLFTIYYDDNKPIQGAKVEIFSHKGIKWAEDVTGNDGRTERFWLQIPNGINDYYSAKISLSEEVSYTVPKFRFAQGLNNEIIKTPWKSVVDDLIKIQLYKNIREPISGYDGEFAIELYNNNNDKVTQSKVDSHGEATFSNVPVGFYFLRVLDSSNSESKVWAIKEILVHKNMGEIKIFESNDQNIDYEINSIKNKSEIESPDETCNCVAFRLDNVQDYYLIDVQEELINLFLSKDVPLTVGIIGENFGSDAELTNFLKTTISKNDKLIGIGNHGGTSDITTMNKDEQLELIRNTNNNISDLIEKKPSVFIPPFGRYNTDTISVLNQENIQYISSVSSFDVAPYPLKDESLFRFPSTASTGYIEQGRAWYGIPANQTMNDIKFSVRDYGFAVVLLHPHEYSKRSGWVFENQLDVTQYFELDELIDEVKNYGLKIVLIDDINTETRLFSIPSIPNWFKSTTSWWVEDKINTSGYLRSIEYLIEKKIIQVPQIDIDIQDNNKNTLPVFKNNAKLWVQDKMSDKKFINEIEILIQQDIVHQFKKSR, encoded by the coding sequence TTGAAAAATTGGTTATGGTTGCTTGTGATCTTAGCTCTGCCAGCCGTATTTGCATATGCTGAGACTAGTACTGTTGAATTGACAATAGTGGATAGTAATGAAGATCCAATAAATTCATGGGGCATGTATGTTGAAATCTTTTCAGAAAATGATAGAAAAACACCAATTCTAAAAATGGAACAACCAGTAAACCCTAGTAAAATATCCCTAGAAAAAGGAAAGTATGTCATTAATATTTACAGGCATGACATGTTTGTTGGATATCATATTTTAACAATTGATGATTCAACTAAAAAAATTAAAATACCTATTGGAGACCTGGGAGGGACTCTTTTTACAATTTATTATGATGATAACAAGCCAATCCAAGGAGCCAAAGTTGAAATCTTCTCTCATAAAGGAATAAAATGGGCAGAAGATGTTACAGGAAATGACGGAAGAACTGAAAGATTTTGGTTACAAATTCCCAATGGTATTAACGATTATTATTCTGCAAAAATATCCTTAAGTGAAGAAGTTTCATACACTGTTCCTAAATTCCGTTTTGCCCAGGGACTTAATAATGAGATTATAAAGACCCCTTGGAAGTCCGTAGTAGATGATCTAATAAAGATACAACTTTATAAAAATATACGAGAACCTATTTCAGGTTATGATGGAGAATTTGCTATCGAATTATACAATAATAATAATGATAAGGTAACTCAATCAAAAGTAGATTCTCATGGTGAAGCAACGTTCTCAAATGTTCCTGTAGGTTTTTACTTTTTACGTGTACTGGATTCCTCAAACTCTGAATCCAAAGTCTGGGCAATAAAAGAAATATTAGTTCATAAAAATATGGGTGAAATAAAAATTTTTGAATCAAACGACCAAAACATAGACTATGAGATTAATAGCATTAAAAATAAGTCTGAAATTGAATCCCCTGATGAAACATGTAACTGTGTGGCATTTAGATTAGACAATGTACAAGATTATTATCTTATTGATGTACAAGAAGAATTGATCAATCTATTTCTTAGTAAAGATGTGCCTCTTACTGTAGGGATTATAGGAGAAAATTTTGGTAGTGATGCAGAACTAACTAATTTCCTAAAAACAACCATATCCAAAAATGACAAACTTATTGGAATTGGTAATCATGGTGGTACCTCTGACATTACAACTATGAATAAGGATGAACAGCTTGAGCTTATCAGAAATACTAATAACAACATATCTGATTTAATTGAGAAAAAACCCTCTGTTTTCATTCCACCTTTTGGACGTTATAATACTGATACCATTTCTGTGTTAAACCAAGAAAATATACAATATATCAGCTCTGTTTCATCATTTGATGTTGCACCTTATCCTCTCAAAGATGAGTCTCTGTTTAGGTTTCCATCCACAGCTTCTACAGGATATATTGAGCAAGGAAGAGCATGGTATGGTATTCCAGCAAATCAAACAATGAATGATATTAAATTCAGCGTACGGGATTATGGATTTGCAGTGGTGTTGCTTCATCCACATGAATATTCAAAAAGAAGTGGATGGGTTTTTGAAAATCAACTTGATGTTACTCAGTATTTTGAACTTGATGAATTAATAGACGAGGTAAAGAATTATGGGTTAAAGATAGTCTTAATTGATGATATAAACACAGAGACACGTCTTTTCTCCATCCCGTCTATTCCAAATTGGTTTAAAAGTACTACTTCATGGTGGGTAGAAGATAAAATCAATACTTCTGGCTATCTTAGATCAATAGAATATTTGATTGAGAAGAAAATTATCCAAGTGCCACAAATTGATATCGATATACAAGATAATAATAAAAATACTCTCCCTGTGTTTAAAAACAATGCAAAATTATGGGTCCAAGACAAAATGTCTGACAAGAAATTCATTAATGAGATTGAGATTTTAATACAGCAAGACATAGTACATCAATTTAAAAAATCAAGATAG
- a CDS encoding pentapeptide repeat-containing protein, which translates to MNSSKAFRKRDLSKVNFEYEELIGRNFSDADMNGVNLKNRDIHNADLSCTNLSEADLSDAILFYVKLRGADMRRINLSNAKLWDAELYGANLQDADIRGADLFYTDLRNVDLTGANMSKVNLRHANFEGAILTSTRFADANYDLHTLDTLSESARTVLKKQGKLW; encoded by the coding sequence ATGAATTCTTCAAAGGCATTTAGGAAACGTGATCTTTCCAAAGTTAATTTTGAATATGAAGAGTTGATTGGAAGAAACTTCTCAGATGCAGATATGAATGGAGTTAATCTCAAAAACAGAGATATCCATAATGCAGATCTTAGCTGCACTAATTTGAGCGAAGCTGACCTGAGTGATGCAATATTATTTTATGTTAAATTAAGAGGGGCAGATATGAGAAGGATTAATCTTTCAAACGCAAAATTATGGGATGCCGAATTGTACGGAGCGAATCTTCAAGATGCAGATATTAGAGGTGCAGATTTGTTTTATACAGATTTAAGAAATGTAGATTTAACTGGAGCTAACATGAGTAAAGTTAATCTCAGACATGCAAACTTTGAAGGTGCAATTCTGACATCAACTAGATTTGCAGATGCAAATTATGATCTTCATACATTGGACACCCTTTCTGAAAGTGCAAGGACTGTGCTAAAGAAACAAGGTAAATTATGGTAA
- a CDS encoding MTH1187 family thiamine-binding protein — MIQAEISIYPIATRTTSASFYIAKAIESIQNIENLRFEINSMGTILESNSIDIINTATKKMMDTVHNLGIARVEVIIKIDSRKDKDLSMEEKIDSIRKYIKL; from the coding sequence TTGATTCAGGCTGAAATTAGCATATATCCAATAGCTACACGTACTACTAGTGCTAGTTTTTACATTGCAAAAGCAATAGAATCGATACAAAACATAGAGAATCTCAGATTTGAGATTAATTCAATGGGAACAATTTTAGAATCAAATAGTATCGATATAATCAACACAGCTACAAAGAAAATGATGGATACAGTTCATAATCTAGGGATTGCAAGAGTAGAAGTTATAATCAAAATTGATTCAAGAAAAGATAAAGATCTTAGTATGGAAGAAAAAATAGATTCAATTAGAAAATACATAAAATTGTAA
- a CDS encoding radical SAM protein, translating into MLEHLVKDSQALDRALAGEELSYNDGLELMNYDNLHLLAAVADDARKKLVGDTVTFAASYYMNYTNVCAASCQMCAFYRKDGADDAYTLTPQEIEQRVRIAKQMGATEVHIVGGFHPKLALEYYEDMMKVIKKNHPQLNIKALTAAEIFYLSKLTKNSTKEVLSRLKDAGLDSMPGGGAELFHPDIRNKIARGKCTGQQWLDVIEEAHKMEINSNVTMLYGHIEKPEHIVDHLIKIRQLQKKTNGFLTLIPLKFSLDNTELEQENLVNNECSSVYDLKIIALSRLMLANVLNNISVYWVAYGKKLAQVALSNGGSDLVGTAFSEEVYRAAGKPTSSSVEELATMVKEIGRSPAQRSTHFRILKKF; encoded by the coding sequence ATGTTGGAACATCTAGTTAAGGATTCCCAAGCCCTTGATCGTGCTCTTGCAGGTGAGGAGCTCTCTTACAATGATGGCCTAGAATTAATGAATTATGATAACTTGCATTTACTTGCAGCTGTTGCAGATGATGCTCGAAAAAAACTAGTTGGGGACACTGTCACGTTTGCAGCATCATATTACATGAATTACACTAATGTCTGTGCTGCTAGTTGTCAAATGTGTGCATTTTACAGAAAAGATGGTGCAGATGATGCGTACACATTAACTCCTCAAGAAATTGAACAAAGAGTTCGAATTGCAAAACAAATGGGTGCAACCGAAGTTCATATTGTTGGAGGCTTTCATCCGAAACTTGCATTGGAATATTATGAAGATATGATGAAAGTAATTAAAAAAAATCATCCTCAACTCAATATTAAAGCATTAACTGCAGCTGAAATTTTCTATTTATCAAAATTAACAAAAAACTCCACTAAAGAAGTTCTATCTCGTCTAAAAGATGCAGGTCTTGATTCAATGCCTGGTGGGGGAGCAGAATTATTCCACCCTGATATTAGAAATAAAATTGCGAGAGGAAAGTGTACTGGGCAACAATGGTTAGATGTAATTGAAGAGGCACATAAAATGGAAATCAACAGTAACGTGACTATGCTTTACGGTCATATAGAAAAACCTGAACATATTGTTGATCATCTTATCAAAATTCGTCAATTACAAAAGAAAACTAATGGTTTCTTAACTCTAATTCCTTTAAAATTTAGTCTTGATAATACTGAATTGGAGCAAGAAAACCTTGTAAACAATGAATGCTCATCTGTTTATGATCTAAAAATTATTGCATTATCTAGATTGATGCTTGCAAATGTTCTGAATAATATCTCTGTATATTGGGTTGCATATGGAAAAAAACTTGCGCAAGTTGCTTTGTCAAATGGAGGTAGTGATTTGGTTGGAACTGCATTTTCTGAAGAAGTTTACCGTGCTGCAGGAAAGCCTACTTCCTCATCAGTTGAGGAATTAGCAACAATGGTAAAAGAGATAGGAAGATCTCCTGCGCAAAGAAGTACTCATTTTAGAATATTAAAAAAATTCTAA
- a CDS encoding tetratricopeptide repeat protein, giving the protein MGVQIDELLSQAYEFVEDGNYSDALRIYNLILKEEPDNINALLDKGATLQNMGKIKQAISSFDKILAINPDNLNALLNKGAALHSNQKYLQAIECYDKALKVDKRCTMAFAYKGLSLGEMGKLQDAIKYFKKALSIDKHYDLANISNNTAQDLLRSIKEEKSKIR; this is encoded by the coding sequence ATGGGTGTTCAAATTGATGAACTACTTTCACAGGCTTATGAATTTGTAGAGGATGGTAATTACTCTGATGCTTTGAGAATTTATAATTTAATACTCAAAGAGGAACCTGATAACATCAATGCTCTTTTGGACAAGGGAGCAACTTTACAAAATATGGGAAAAATTAAGCAAGCAATTTCTTCATTTGATAAGATCCTGGCTATAAATCCGGATAATCTTAATGCGTTACTAAACAAGGGTGCTGCATTACATTCTAATCAAAAATATCTTCAAGCCATAGAATGCTATGATAAGGCTTTGAAGGTTGACAAACGTTGTACTATGGCTTTTGCTTATAAAGGATTATCATTAGGTGAGATGGGTAAACTGCAAGACGCAATCAAATATTTCAAAAAAGCTCTATCTATTGACAAACATTATGACTTGGCTAACATCTCAAATAACACTGCTCAAGATTTACTACGATCAATCAAAGAAGAAAAATCTAAAATACGGTAA